A genomic window from Rhizobium sp. 007 includes:
- a CDS encoding PilZ domain-containing protein → MMRNLNIITRRAERKYCRIFGKVRYLNNEVDARILNLSITGAAVEIRTPLYAASGSRVQILAEDLGTLHGIIRWSHNGRLGIQFDPNSNAQAQVASYFRFFHKDVKPVLTR, encoded by the coding sequence ATAATGCGTAATCTGAATATCATTACTCGCAGGGCCGAACGCAAGTATTGCCGCATTTTCGGTAAGGTTCGCTATCTCAATAACGAAGTAGACGCCCGCATCCTCAATCTCTCGATAACGGGCGCTGCGGTGGAAATTCGAACGCCGCTTTATGCCGCGTCGGGCAGCCGCGTACAAATCCTAGCGGAAGATCTTGGAACGCTGCACGGCATAATCCGGTGGAGCCACAATGGGCGCCTCGGTATCCAGTTCGACCCGAACTCCAACGCCCAGGCTCAGGTCGCATCCTACTTCCGCTTCTTCCACAAGGATGTGAAGCCGGTGTTAACGCGATAA
- a CDS encoding bifunctional 2',3'-cyclic-nucleotide 2'-phosphodiesterase/3'-nucleotidase, with the protein MSSILDLHPITRRSLLGGIAATSALVLLHPFTARAAANQAHLRLMETTDIHVNVFPYDYYADKPNDTMGLARTATIIDNIRAEAANSLLIDNGDLLQGNPMGDYMAYQHGMKDGDVHPVIKAMNTLGYTVGTLGNHEFNYGLSFMFKVLGGANFPFVCANLTKGQLASDPKKDDLFFKPYVIVEKQIKDGAGNESPVKIGFIGFVPPQIMLWDIKNLEGKAQTRDIVEAAKAWVPAMKEEGADIVIALSHSGIDGSAPSEKMENASLHLAAVDGIDAIFTGHQHLVFPGPKSWDGIANADPVKGTLHGKPTVMAGFWGSHLGLIDLLLEKNGKSWTIVDFTAEARPIYHRDDKKKVVADVGDKKDVIEAAKAEHEATLAYVRTPVGKTSAPLYSYFALVADNPSVQIVSQAQTWYIKQMLADTEFKDLPVLSAAAPFKAGGRGGADYYTDVPAGDVAIKNVADLYLYPNTVQAVVITGKQVKNWLEMSAGMFNEVKPGATDAELLNGDFPSYNFDVIDGVTYQIDLSQPRKYDNDGKAINESSNRIQNLQFDGKPIDLKQKFVVVTNNYRAGGGGKFPEIAADKVVFQAPDTNRDVIVRFVHEQGTINPSADGNWTFKPLPGTSAVFQSGPKAKHFLANVKSVKLEDAGEGADGFAKFRLVL; encoded by the coding sequence ATGTCTTCCATTCTTGATTTGCACCCGATTACCCGCCGGTCATTACTTGGCGGCATTGCCGCGACGTCGGCGCTTGTTCTGCTCCACCCCTTCACAGCGCGCGCGGCCGCCAATCAAGCGCATCTGCGGCTCATGGAAACCACAGACATCCATGTCAACGTTTTCCCATACGACTACTATGCCGACAAGCCGAACGACACGATGGGTCTGGCACGCACCGCGACGATCATCGATAACATTCGCGCCGAAGCGGCCAACTCGCTGCTGATCGACAATGGTGACCTGCTGCAGGGCAATCCGATGGGCGATTACATGGCCTATCAACACGGCATGAAGGATGGCGACGTCCACCCGGTCATTAAGGCGATGAACACGCTTGGCTATACCGTCGGCACGCTCGGAAACCACGAGTTCAACTACGGCCTCAGTTTCATGTTCAAGGTGCTCGGCGGCGCGAATTTCCCGTTCGTCTGCGCCAACCTGACGAAGGGCCAGCTCGCCTCCGATCCGAAGAAGGACGATCTCTTCTTCAAGCCCTACGTGATCGTCGAAAAGCAGATCAAGGACGGCGCAGGCAACGAGAGCCCGGTCAAGATCGGCTTCATCGGCTTCGTGCCGCCGCAGATCATGCTCTGGGACATCAAGAACCTCGAAGGCAAGGCGCAGACCCGCGACATCGTCGAGGCCGCCAAGGCCTGGGTTCCGGCGATGAAGGAGGAAGGCGCCGATATCGTCATCGCGCTTTCCCACTCCGGCATCGACGGCTCCGCCCCCTCCGAGAAGATGGAGAATGCCTCGCTGCATCTTGCCGCCGTGGACGGCATCGATGCGATCTTCACCGGCCATCAGCACCTTGTCTTCCCCGGCCCGAAGAGTTGGGACGGGATTGCCAACGCCGATCCGGTGAAAGGCACGCTGCATGGCAAGCCGACGGTCATGGCCGGATTCTGGGGCTCGCATCTTGGCCTCATCGACCTGCTTCTGGAAAAGAACGGCAAGAGCTGGACGATCGTCGATTTCACCGCCGAGGCTCGGCCGATCTATCACCGCGACGACAAGAAGAAGGTCGTTGCCGACGTGGGCGACAAGAAGGACGTGATCGAAGCCGCAAAGGCTGAGCATGAGGCGACGCTCGCCTATGTCCGCACCCCGGTCGGCAAGACGTCCGCGCCGCTCTATTCCTACTTCGCCCTCGTTGCCGACAATCCCTCCGTGCAGATCGTCAGTCAGGCGCAGACCTGGTACATCAAGCAGATGCTGGCTGATACCGAATTTAAGGATCTGCCCGTCCTTTCGGCCGCTGCTCCTTTCAAGGCAGGCGGCCGCGGCGGCGCGGATTACTATACCGACGTTCCGGCGGGCGATGTCGCGATCAAGAATGTCGCCGACCTCTACCTCTATCCGAACACCGTGCAGGCAGTGGTCATTACCGGCAAGCAGGTGAAGAACTGGCTGGAAATGTCGGCCGGCATGTTCAACGAGGTGAAGCCCGGTGCAACGGATGCGGAATTGCTCAACGGTGATTTCCCGTCCTACAACTTCGATGTCATCGACGGTGTGACCTACCAGATCGATCTTTCGCAGCCGCGCAAATACGACAATGACGGCAAGGCGATCAATGAAAGCTCGAACCGCATCCAGAATCTGCAGTTCGACGGCAAGCCGATCGACCTCAAGCAGAAGTTCGTCGTGGTCACCAACAACTACCGTGCGGGCGGCGGCGGCAAGTTCCCGGAGATCGCAGCCGACAAGGTCGTCTTCCAGGCTCCGGACACCAACCGCGACGTGATCGTCCGCTTCGTTCATGAACAGGGCACGATCAATCCGTCCGCCGACGGCAACTGGACCTTCAAGCCGCTGCCGGGCACGAGCGCCGTCTTCCAGAGCGGGCCGAAGGCCAAGCACTTCCTGGCCAACGTCAAGAGTGTCAAGCTGGAGGATGCCGGCGAGGGCGCGGACGGATTTGCAAAGTTCAGGCTGGTTCTCTAG